The Flavobacterium johnsoniae genomic sequence GCGCGATGTGGCTGAGGTTCGCGAAGGTGTTGCGTTACGTTACGGCGCTTCTACCAAAGACGGAAAAGGCGAAATTGTTTCTGGTTTGGTTTTAATGTTAAAAGGAGAAAATTCTAAAGCTGTTGTAGATCGAATTCACGAAAAAATGATTCAGATTAACAAAAGTCTTCCAGAAGGAGTTGTTGCAGAAGCTTTTATTGACCGAGGAAAATTGGTTGATAATGCCATCGGAACCGTGACTAAAAACTTATTAGAAGGAGCTTTAATTGTCATTTTTGTACTGATTCTGTTTTTAGGAAACCTTCGTGCAGGATTGATTGTAGCTTCGGTTATTCCGCTTGCAATGCTTTTTGCCATTATTTTAATGAATCTTTTTGGCGTAAGCGGAAACTTAATGAGTTTAGGCGCAATTGACTTCGGAATTATCGTAGACGGCGCTGTAATTATTGTAGAAGCAACAATGCATCATTTACAGAAATTCAAAGCAAAAAAAGAACTATCGCAAGAAGAAATGGATTTTGAAGTTTACAATTCGGCTTCAAAAATTAGAAATAGTGCGGCTTTTGGTGAAATTATAATCTTGATAGTGTATTTGCCGATTTTAGCCTTGATTGGAACCGAAGGAAAAATGTTTAAACCAATGGCAATGACAGTTGGTTTTGCCATTATTGGCGCTTTTATTTTGTCATTAACCTATGTTCCGATGATGAGTGCTTTGTTTTTATCTAAGAAAACAGAACACAAAGAAAACTTTAGCGACCGTATGATTTTATGGCTCGAAAACCTGTATATGCCTTTGCTGAAAAAAGCTTTAGAATTTAAAAAAGTTGTGCTTGCAATCGCCATCGGATTATTCGCCTTGAGCGTTATTGTTTTTCAAAATATGGGTGGCGAATTTATTCCAACAATCGAAGAAGGTGATTTAGCAATGAATGCCACAATTATGACTGGAAGTTCGCTGACGCAGACTATTGAAACCACGACTAAATACGAACAGATTTTAAAAGCAAAATTTCCCGAAATCAAAACGATTGTGAGCAAAATTGGAAGCGGTGAAATTCCGACAGATCCGATGCCAATTGAAAGCGGCGATTTGATTATTGTTTTGAAAGATAAAAAAGAATGGTCTGGAAAGTATCGCAATTGGGAAGATTTGGCAAATGCGATGAAAGAAGAAATGGAAGTAATTCCAGGAGCAAACATTGAGATTTCGCAACCGATTCAGATGCGTTTTAACGAATTAATGACAGGAAGCCGCTCAGATATTGCCATAAAAATATTTGGCGATGATTTAGAAATTCTAGACGCAAAAGCGACAGAGTTGATTTCTAAAATAAAAAGTATTGAAGGCGTTGGCGATTTAAAAGCCGATAAAGTCACAGGATTGCCTCAGATAACCATTAAATACGATTACAACAAAATCGCCTTATACGGATTGAATATTTCTGATATCAATCAGATTATTCGTTCTTCATTTGCAGGAGAAAGTGCCGGAAAAATTTATGAAGAAAGCAAACGATTTGATGTTGTAGTAAGAATGAACGAAGATAATCGTGCCGATATTACAGATGTTAGCAATTTGTTTATTCCGCTTCCAAACGGTCAGCAAGTGCCGCTTTCTCAAGTCGCTTCGGTGGAATATGAGCAAGGCCCTGTGCAGGTCATTCGCGAAGACGGAAAAAGAAGAATTACGGTTGGATTGAACGTTCGCGGGCGAGATATTCAAAGTGTTGTAGAGGAAATTCAACAGCGTTTAGATAAAAATTACAAACTTCCTTCTGGTTATTTTATCACTTACGGAGGACAATTTGAAAATTTAATCGAAGCGTCACAAAGACTTCTTGTGGCTTTGCCAGTTGCTTTAGGATTAATTTTAGTGCTTCTTTATTTTACTTTTAATAGTATAAAACAAGCAGTTCTAATTTTTACTGCGATTCCGCTTTCTGCAATGGGCGGAGTTTTAGCTTTAGTATTGAGAGGAATGCCATTTAGTATTTCGGCAGGAATTGGATTTATCGCGCTTTTCGGAATTGCCGTTTTAAACGGAATTGTTTTGATTTCCTATTTCAACCAACTAAAAACAGAAGGGATTACAGATCCGTTGCAGCGTGTTTATATCGGAACTAAAACCAGATTAAGACCCGTTTTAATGACTGCTGCCGTAGCTTCTTTAGGATTTTTGCCAATGGCTTTGTCTACAAGCGGCGGAGCAGAAGTGCAGAAACCCTTGGCAACTGTTGTTATTGGAGGTTTATTCTCGGCAACATTATTAACGCTAATCGTTTTGCCGATTTTGTATTTATTGCTGGAACGTGGATTTAAACGCAAAGAGCGCTAAGATTTACCAAAGCACACAAAGAAAAATTTAAAAGAAATCACAATGAATTTAATATATAAAATCAAAGCAATTTCCTTTGCGAACTTTGCGAAAAATCTTTCGCGAACTTTGCGTTTAATTGCGTTCCTTTTGATCACAATTGCTTCACAGGCCCAACAAAAAATATCTTTAGAAAAAGCAATAGAACTCGCCAAATCAAACAATATCGATTTAAAAATTGCTGACAAAGAAATAGAAAAACAAACTGTTCTTAAAAAAGCAGCTTTTCAGCCAGATCCGCTTCAGGTGCAATATCAGGGCGGACAGTTTAATAGCGTCGATTTTGATCATAATGTTTCGGTTCAGCAGTTTTTCCCGTTAGGAAATATTACAAAAGCGAATAGACAATTGCAGGAAGAATTGGCAAAATTGGCAGAAAAACGAAAAGCTTTATCTTCTTATGAAATTGAAAAAGCAGTGACTTTGGCGTATTATCAATATTTGTACGGAATTTCGATTCAGAAATTAAACTCAGAATTAAATGATATTTATACCAAATTTCTAAAGAATGCTGAACTCCGTTTTAAAACTGGAGAAAGCGGAAATATTGAAGTGATTAGCGCCAAAGCGAAAGTCAAAGAAATTGAAACACAAAAACAACAATTACAATACGATTTGGCTATTTACCAGAAACAGTTGCAGTTTTTTATTCAAACCAATGAAAATATTGTTCCTGATCAAAATACAGCATTGCAGTACACTTTTGTTGAGAATCAGCAAAACACAAAAGCAGAAAGTTTATTGACCGATTTTTACCAACAGCAAATTTCAGTTTATCAAAAAGAAGCCGGAACTTTTAAAGCTTTAAGAACGCCAAAAGTTGGTTTAGGTTATTTCGCGCAGACTATAAATACCGAATCTTTATTTCAAGGTTTTACGGCTGGATTACAAATTCCGTTGTTTGGAGGAGTCAATACAACGAAAGCAAGAGCGGCAGAAATTAGCATTTCGCAATCGCAATTGGCTTTAGATAAAAACAAAATGATTTTGAATCTGCAGAAAGAAGAATTGCGAAATAACTTCGAAAAACAGCAAAAAAACTTAGCGTATTTTCAAAATGAAGGTTCGCAATATGCCAATCAGATTATTGAGACTGCACAAAAAAGTTATGCCAGCGGCGATATGAGTTATTGGTCGTATATCAGTTTTTTAAATCAGGCAATTGATATTAAAAAACAATTTGCTGAGGCAACGCACAGTTATAATCAAAGTGCAATTGAACTTCAATTCCCAACTATAAAAAACAATTAATCATGAAAAATATATCTGAAAATAATTTAACCGCAAAGAACGCTAAGGCCACGCAAAGAGCGCAAAGTTCAATTTCCTTGCGTTCCTTGTGCTTTGTCTTTGCGTTCCTTGTGGTTACATTCACAAGCTGCAGTGAAAAGAAAACAGAAGAACCAAAAGAAGAAGAAAAATCGACAACAGAAGTTTCTTTAACTGAAACTCAATATAAAACAGTTGGTATTGAAACTGGATTTGTAGAAAACAGAAACCTTAATAAAATCATTAAAGCAAACGGATATACAACAGTTCCTCCGCAAAATTCTGCCGAAGTTTCTACCTTAATTGGCGGAACCGTAAAAGATATTTATGTTTTAGAAGGCACATTTGTAAACAAAGGAAAAGTTTTAGCAACGATTCAGAATCTGGAAGTAATTGAAATGCAGGAAGAATATCAGTCCGCAACGGCAAATGTGGAATATTTACAGTTAGAATACAATCGCCAGAAAACTTTGAGCGATGAAAATGTGAATCCGAGGAAAACATTTCAGGAGGTAAAAGCCAAATTAGCAGCTGAACGCGCACGTGCTCAAGCAGCAAAAAATAAATTGGATGCTTTGCATGTTTCTACTAAAGGAAGCTCGTCTTTGGTTCCCATTGTTGCGCCGATAAATGGTTATATTGGCAAAATTAATATTGCTAAAGGCGCTTTTGCAAATACGGGAGTTTCATTGTTTGAAGTAGTAGATAATAGTCAGATGCATTTGGATTTAAATGTTTATGAGAAAGATTTAGGTTCGATTTCCATAGGTCAGGTAATAGATTTTGTATTAACAAATCAGTCGAATAAATCGATTAAAGGAAAGATTTTCGGAATCAATAAATCTTTTTCTAATGAAAGTAAAACGGTTGCTGTTCATGCTAAAATTGAACCTGGAGATGCAAAAGATTTAATTCCAGGAATGTATGTTTCGGCTAATATCAACATAACAAATGCAACTGTTCCTGCACTGCCAAAGGACGCAGTTGTTAGAAATGCCGATAAGTATTTTGTGTTTGTGCAAGAAGACGAAAAAGTCGAACAAAAACACGATCATAAAGAAGGTGAAAAAGAAGAAATTCACGAACAGGAAGTCCATTTTAAAGCTGTAGAAGTAATTCCGGGAACAACAGATTTAGGCTTTACAGAAGTTAAGTTTGTAAATCAAATTTCGGCAAATGCTAAAATTGTGACAAAAGGCGCATTTTATCTGCTTTCGGCAATGAAAGGTGGAGGAGAGCATGAGCATTGATTTTTTGAAGGTTCTGAGGAGCTGAGTTCTAAGGGACTGAGATTTTTTCTTAAAGATATAAAGCACTATTTGTCATTTCGACGAAGGAGAAATCTCCGCGAGAAACTCCACAAAGATTGGATTTTAGGAAAGGAGCTACTTGTGAAGATTTCTCCTTCGTCGAAATGACATAAAATGAGAAAAAACTTTGCGACTTAGTGCTTTGCAATAATAGACTTTACCACAAAATGCTTAAATTTAGAGCATTATTTAAACAATAACTTCAGGTATTTGAAACTTTAAAACCTGAAACCTGAAACAAATAATAATGATACATCAAGATAAAGAAGTAAAGAATACAAAAAATAAAGCAAAACCTTCCTGCTGTTGTTCGCACGACGAACCTGTACATTCAGAAAATGACGGGCATGATCACGGACACGAAGGTCACGATCACGAACATAACGTTGAAGGGAATTTGTTTAAAATGTTTCTTCCATCCATAATTTCCTTTATTTTATTAATTATCGGAATTGGTTTTGACAACTATTTTCCGCAAGATTGGTTTACTGGATTTATTAGAATTGCTTGGTATGTAATTGCTTATCTTCCAGTTGGAATTCCTGTTTTAAGAGAAGCTTATGAAAGCATTGTAAAAGGCGATGTTTTCTCCGAATTTTTTCTGATGTGTATTGCTACAATCGGCGCATTTGCAATTGGCGAATATCCAGAAGGAGTTGCTGTTATGCTGTTTTATACGATTGGAGAAACTTTTCAAGGAATGGCAGTTAGCAAAGCAAAATCGAGTATTAAAAGCCTTTTAGATCAGCGTCCAGATGAAGTGAATATTCTTGAAAATAATGTTGCTACAAAAGTAAAAGCCAAGGATGTTCAGATTGGTGCCATTATTCAGCTAAAAGCGGGAGAAAAACTAGGTTTAGATGGCGAATTATTGTCAGATTCGGCTTCATTTAATACTGCAGCTTTAACGGGAGAAAGTAAACCAGATACTAAAAAGAAAGGAGAAACCGTTCTGGCAGGAATGATAAACGGAAATACTATTGCAGAAGTAAAAGTCACAACTGCTTACAATGACAGTAAATTGTCTAAGATTCTAGAATTAGTTCAAAACGCGACAACTAAAAAAGCTCCAGCAGAATTATTCATTAGAAAGTTTGCTAAAATCTACACGCCGATTGTGGTGTATTTAGCAATAGCCATTTGTTTGCTTCCGATGCTTTTTGTAGACAATTATGTTTTTTCAGATTGGTTGTACAGAGCTTTGGTTTTCTTGGTTATATCGTGTCCGTGCGCTTTGGTTATCAGTATTCCGTTGGGGTATTTTGGCGGAATTGGTGCAGCGAGCAAAAACGGAATTCTTTTTAAAGGAAGTAATTTCTTAGACAGTATTTCTACCATTCAGAATGTTGTGGTAGACAAAACGGGAACGATGACCGAAGGCGTTTTTAAAGTTCAAGAAGTCATTATAAAACCAGAATTCGATAAAGAAGAAATCTTGAAATTGGTAAATGTTTTAGAAAGTCGAAGCACACATCCTGTTGCAACGGCGATTCATAATTTTGTTGGAAAAATTGATTCTTCAATTGAATTGAAAGAGATTGAAGAAATTTCTGGACACGGATTAAAAGCTTTTTTTAACGGAAAAGAATTATTTGTGGGGAATTTCAAATTGCTTGATAAGTTTAATATTTCGTATGATATCGATCCTTCTTCAATCGTTTACACCACAATTGCAATTGCTTACGAAGGCAAATTTGCGGGTTATTTAACAATTGCCGATGAAATAAAAGAAGATGCCAAAGAAACCGTTTCGAAATTAAAATCTCTTGGAGTAAAATTAACGATGTTGAGCGGCGATAAAACGAATGTTGTTCAATTTGTTGCAGATAAACTCGGAATTGCAAATGCTTTTGGAGATTTGCTTCCAGAGGATAAAGTGAATAAAGTAAACGAAATTAAAGCTAAAAACGAAACCATCGCTTTTGTTGGAGATGGCGTAAATGACGCGCCCGTAATTGCTTTAAGTACAGTTGGAATTGCGATGGGAGGTTTAGGAAGCGACGCCGCAATTGAAACCGCCGATGTTGTCATTCAAGATGATAAACCGAGTAAAATTGCAATGGCAATTAATATCGGAAAACAAACAAAAAAAATTGTCTGGCAGAATATTACACTAGCTTTTGTCGTAAAAGCTTTTGTCTTGATTCTTGGCGCTGGCGGACTTGCTACCATGTGGGAAGCAGTTTTTGCTGATGTTGGTGTAGCGTTGTTGGCGATTTTAAATGCGGTTAGAATTCAGAAGATGCAGTTTTAATTCGCAGAAAATAATAAACCCCAATTCAAATAAATGGATTGGGGTTTTAATTTATTTAAAACTGCAAATCAGTAAATATTCCATTGTTTTCTAATCGAACTTCGGTTTTGTTTTTTTCAGAAGGTGTTTGCGTCGGATACCAATTTCGATTTGGTTTTACAATAATCAATAAACCTTCATCGTTGCCAATTGCGGCAAAAGCTTCCGTATTTGTGTTCTTAGAAAAGAAGTTTAAGCCGTATTTTTCTATTAGTTTATTTCCTAATTCTAATGGATTTTCATTTACAATGCCGATTTCGCTGATGTTTAAAATAGATTTAGAATTGAATTCTGTTGTTTGTGAATTATTAATATCGTGTCTGGCGATAAATTCTAATAAATTTCCGTTGTTATCATAAAAATAAACAGCTTGGGCATTCCAGTTCTCAAAATTGGTAATAACATTTTGATCTTCGATAAGAATCAAATCTACTTTGTTTTTACACCATTTAATTGCTTCGTCTAGTTTATTTTCTGGAATATTAAAAGCAAAATGATAAATAGATTTGAAACTCGAATTTTCAACGAATTTTAAAATGGAGTTTCCTGCTTGAATACTAACTGAATTTTCGTTTTTTCTTATAATTGAAAGTTCTAAAACATCTTGATAATAAGCAGTTGTTTTTAAAATATTATTTGTTTGGATTTGGATGTGTTCTAACTTCATGATATTAATTTTGTTAGAGAAATATTATTTTACAAATTTAAATAATCATTGCTTTTTGCGGTTTGGAGAATGATTCTATACTTCAATGAAAGGATAGTTAATTGCTATTAAATATATATTTAATTTACCTTATTTTGATAGATATTCAACTTTTATAGACACTAAGATGTTCTTAATTACCATAGTTTTGTAATTAAATTTATTGAATATATTGTGTATATAAATTTAAGAGATAAATGATATTAAGAAAGCAAATAGAACCTCAATTTGATATTGCTGAAAAACATTATCCAGAAGTATTAAAACTAATTTTGGATTATACGGCGTTTTGTGATGAAAACGGGGATGAAGAATTTTTTGAATACAAAAAGCTTGAAGAAAAACTTCATGTTTTAACTGAAAAAGATATTGTTAAATTTAATCTTATAGAATGGTGGGAAGAAGATGGAGTCGAAAATCTTGCATTTGATATTTCTTTACCTGAACCGGAAAAAGTGGATAATTTGACTAGAGAAGAATTGTACGAAATTGTTCAACGTATCAAAACTTTTGATGAAATTAATTATGATAATGTAGATTTTATTTCAACCTTTTATATAAATGTAATTTCTGCAAATGGTTATTTTATAAAATTCTTGGAAAAAAACTTTAAACAATATAATTATAAATTGTTTCAAAGAAATAAAGATAAAAAAGGCAATTATTTTGAATATTCTATTGAGGAAATTGTACAGATTCTTTGGAATAATGGTAATATTTAATAATCAAATAAAAAGCCCTCTTCAAAACGAAAAGGACTTTTAAGATTTGCAAATACTTGGGGCAAAATACAAATCATTTAACTAAATTATTTAGGCATTTCTGGAATTATAATTCTTCTTGTCGGAGTGCTTAAAGTCTCAATAAATGCCAATAAATCGCTGATTTCTTCTTTATTTAAATCTAATTTTCTCAGCATTGGATCTGATTTTGGTATCAAAGAATCTCTTGGTGTTCCTAAGTATTTCTTTTGAACAGGAGAAGGATTTCCTAAATTGTATAATTCGACAACATCCAATAAACTCAGAAAATGTCCGTGATGCATCCAAGGTTTTGTATTTACGACTTCGCGAAGTGTCGGAGTTCTGAACTTTCCAATATCTTTTACATCTTTAGTCACATTATAACGTCCGAAATCTTCGTTTTTTGTTCCGAATAAAGTCTGTCCGTCGTTATGAAACTGATTGTCGCTAAAATAAGGTGTATTATGGCAATTAATGCATTGTGCTTTCGTTCTAAACAAATGCATTCCTTTCACTTGCTGATCGGTATAAATATCTGATTTTCCGCTTATAAACTGGTCAAATTTACTTTTCGGACTATTTATTGATCTTTCGAAAGTCGCAATTGCATATTGAATGCGTTCTAAAGTCACTTTTTTATCTCCAAATGCAGCGGTAAAGAGCGAATTATAACCTTTTATTTTAGCAATTTTATTAACGGCAATCGTCAGCTTTTCATTCATTTCTAAAGGATCAGAAACTGGAAATTGTGCTTGATCTTCTAAACTTGAAGCGCGTCCGTCCCAAAATAGCGAAGTGGCATACGCCGAATTTAAAATCGTCATCGAATTTCGTTTTCCAGTCTGGCGGTCATGTCCAAAAGAACGCGTTAAATTATCTGTCCAACCCAGTTCTGGATTGTGACAAGAAGCACAAGCAATTTGTCCGCTTCGTGATAATCTCGGATCGAAAAACAAAATCTTTCCCAAACTTTCTTTTTCCTTAGAATACGGATTATAAGCAGGATAAGGAACAGCAGGAAGCACACCAATATCCTGAAATTTAGTTTTATCGACATTTTCATGTAATTCAGCAGCAGGCCATTTCGAAGAATCTCCGCTAGAATACAGTTTTCGCAATTCCTGAATATCAATATAATCAGGATTTTCCACGCTTTTATAAGCCGTCAAGCAAAGCAGGAAAAGGAGAGGGAAGATTAGTTTTTTCAATTCTTTGTGTTTTTTTTGATTTGTTTTTTTTGTTTCAAGTTTCAGGTTTCAAGTTGCTGCAAAACGTTAAACCTGAAACTTGAAACTTGAAACCTTTTTTTCACGCCAAAAGCTTTGTCAAAGTTTTAAACTTTGACAAAGCTGAAGACGTTAACCATTAATAATTAACAATTAACAATTATAAAGTGACTTCTTTTGGACACGGAATACTTAAAGCTGCTGGCTTAGTGTAAACTCTATTATTGTACATTCTATATTGCGTCGAAACTGTTCCTCCAAACAGTTTGTCGTTTGTTAATTTTAATTCAAATGAAATTTCATATAAACCATTGCTGATTTCTTTATAAGTTCCTTCCCCAGAAATTGCAATAACATGCGTATTTGTCACGCTAGATCCAATTGTAATATCTTGCGGAATTACGAGAACAGTTCCTTGTGTTTTGCTATTTCCGTTTGCTGGGAAAAATTCTAAAGCTGAGGTAATATTAAATCCTGGAGAAATTGCAGCAGAATTACTTTCGTTAGAAAACCATCTTTTTAAACCAAAAGAATTGACAGTATTTGTTCCGCTGGCAACATTAAACCCGATTTTGAAAGCATCGTGATACACATCATCATTTGGATTTGCAGTTCCTTTATCGCTGTACAAAATAGCATTTTCGTTATCTTTTGTCACTACAACCGGAAAGGTCAAAGCGTTGAAAGTTTGCCAAGAACAAGTTCCATTGTTGTTAAACCAATGTTCTCCGTACGTCAAATAAAAAGCATTTGTTGGATCTGTGAATTTTGATGCTGGATTGGCTTGAATATCTCTTGGCGATTTTATTGGTTTTACAACAGTCAAACTAATACTTCCGGTAGCGTTATAATTTGGCGTATTTACCAATGTTATTTTAGATTCGTAACGAGCATCATCATTCTGAATATCTTCCAGCAATGTTAAATGATAAGTTATTGAATTTCTATTATCTCCAAAATCGTCGTGCGTTAAAGAATATTCAAAACCATTTTGAAATTTAAAAATAGACGCATTTTCTATTTCCGAAGGAAAAAATCCGTTAGGAAAATTTACTTTAAAATCAACAGTTTCGCCAACTTCTCCTTTTATAACAAATTGATTTACTGGAAAAGTGTAATTGGTTGTAATTGCTGCCAAATCAATTTTGAAAGTATCATTAGGATATTCAGTATTTAGATTTCCGATATGAATTTCGGGATCAGAAACCGTTTCTAGTTTTAAAGTAATACTTTGGTTAGCAGTCCATCTTTTGTCAAAAGAAACCGCTATAGTATCCGTTAGTTTATTTCCCTGAAAAGTTAATTGATTCACAGGATTTACTGTAAAACTCTCATTATCATTTGTTGATGAAACCGCACTAAAATTGGCTGTTACACTATTTTTTAAATTTCGGGCAGTTAAAGCAACAGGCACTTTCAGCGTTTTTACAGAAGTATTTACGTAATTTGACTGAGGCACTAAACTTCCGTTTACAATTGGATATTCTACAGGTGTATTATCACTTTTTACCAAGAAATTAAATCTTATAAAAGGATCAATTTCAGAACCTAATTTATAGTCATCTTTTGAACATGAAGTAAATAATATGGCTATAAACAATATGCTAAATATCTTAATACGAGTCATTTTGTTGTAAGTTAGGGTTAAGATTAGTGTTATAGGTTGGTATCGGAAGAACAAATTTTAGAGAAGGATAAGTCAAACTGCAATTTGTTGAAATACAGCCATCATTTCTAGAAATATTTTTATGATTGCGTACAAGATCAAAAAACAAATGACCTTCAAAACAAAGTTCTTTTCTTCTTTCTAAAAGAATATTTTCTTTCAGATTCGTGGTATTTGTTAGTAAAGTAGCATTTGCACGAGCACGAATGATATTTATGTCTGCCATTGCAGCGTCAGATCTGTTGGTTTCTAAAGCAGCTTCGGCACGAATTAAATACATTTCACTTAATCTAAAAGCCACATAACCAGCATTATCTTGATATTTTTTAGTGAAATTATAATTTACATTTGTAAGAACGCCATTTACTAAAGTCTGTAAAGGTTGTGTAAGAAATAATTGTTTTCTTAAGTCGTTGGCTTCGTACAAATTAACCAAGTCATTTGAGGCAACATAACGCTGATAACTTGTAGAGGTTGTATAACCAAATACTTGTGACATAGAAGACATTACTATATCTTCAGAATCTCTTCTGGTAGCAAATTCTAGTAAAATTTCAGATACAGGAAGATCCGGTTGCGTCCATTGCGCAACATAATCTGCAGAAGCTGATAAAGTTACTCCAGAAGTTGTAATTACATCATTTGCTATTGTATACGCATTATTCCAGTCGCCTTTTTGCAAATACACACGCGCTAATAATGCTTTTGTATTATTTGCATTAAATAAAGAATAAGTTTGTCCTGGAAGCAGTGATTGAGACGAATAACTGTCAATTGCTGTCACTAAATCATTTATAATAATCGAATAAGTTTCGGCTACTGTTTTTCTTGCAGGATATTGTATTCCGGCTTTAATAGATTCAGTATTGCAAACAATTCCTAAATGAGAAGCATCTGCAGTATATTTGTAATCTTGGCTATATACAAGAGAAAGCAAAAAATGCGCATAAGCCCTAATTGTTAAAGCCTCTGCCTTTATTTGATTTTTCTCTGCTTGAGTTGCATCGGTAAGGGCAGGAGTATATTCTAAAATTAAGTTCGCCTGATTTATAATATCATAACTTGTATCATAAAATGTTTTAAAATTACTTGTCAGCGCTTGATCATCAAATGAATACGCTTGTTCGATATTTATTGGCGGAGAAATCTGACCTCTGCTGTTTCCAGAAGAAACAGGTGAAAATTTGATGTTTCCTCCTTGAAGATCTGCGTAAACGGCATAACGTTCTCCTCGCATATTAGCTTCTAGTTCATAGTAAAGTCCAGTTAATGCTTGCAAAACTCCTTTTTTGTTTTGCAAAAGCTCGTCTATAGAAGTTTGTGTTCCAGGTTCCTGTTCTAAAAAGTCACTACAGCTTTGCAGTGAGAAAATCAGGAAAAATATAGATAGGTATTTTGAATATTTCATGGTCTTAAAATTTAGCATTAACTCCTAGCGAGATGGTTCTTGCCTGAGGATAAGTAAAACTGTATTCTCTTACTCCGTTCATTCCTTTTGGACTTTTCTCCTTGTACCAATAAGCAACATTTGTCGCATCTGCAAAAACAGAAAGAGTATCTAAGAAGGTATTTTTTAACGGCACATTATAACTTAAATTAACATTGCTGATTCTGATATAAGTTGCATTGTACATGTATTTACTTAAATTAGAAAGCTGCGGAGAAGAAGTTACAGCAGATTGCGAAACAATATCTCCAGGATTTCTCCAATGATCGTATGCATTTACAGAAAGGTTTCTGTTAAAAGTATTCGAGTATTTATCTACCAGTACGTCAGACACTAAGAAGTCACCTCCAATTTGGTAATCTCCTCTAACAGATAAAGTTAAGTTGTTGAAAAAAGTAAAACTATTGTAAAAACCTCCGTAAGCATCTGCTTGTCTGTCTCCAATTGGTTCCCAATCTGCAATGGTGTATAATTCGCCATAGGTTTTGGAATCGTATATTTTACCATTTTTTTCAATAAGATCACGGCCAGTTGCAGGATCAACGCCAGCCCATTTAATTCCCCAAATAGTACTCGTGCTGTAACCAATTTTTTGCGCTAAAGCTATATTTGCTAAAGAATAGTCGCTTCCTAAACCTTTTAAATCGGTTACTTTACTGTCAATTGTAGAAATGTTAAATGCCGTTGTCCATTTAA encodes the following:
- a CDS encoding RagB/SusD family nutrient uptake outer membrane protein produces the protein MKYSKYLSIFFLIFSLQSCSDFLEQEPGTQTSIDELLQNKKGVLQALTGLYYELEANMRGERYAVYADLQGGNIKFSPVSSGNSRGQISPPINIEQAYSFDDQALTSNFKTFYDTSYDIINQANLILEYTPALTDATQAEKNQIKAEALTIRAYAHFLLSLVYSQDYKYTADASHLGIVCNTESIKAGIQYPARKTVAETYSIIINDLVTAIDSYSSQSLLPGQTYSLFNANNTKALLARVYLQKGDWNNAYTIANDVITTSGVTLSASADYVAQWTQPDLPVSEILLEFATRRDSEDIVMSSMSQVFGYTTSTSYQRYVASNDLVNLYEANDLRKQLFLTQPLQTLVNGVLTNVNYNFTKKYQDNAGYVAFRLSEMYLIRAEAALETNRSDAAMADINIIRARANATLLTNTTNLKENILLERRKELCFEGHLFFDLVRNHKNISRNDGCISTNCSLTYPSLKFVLPIPTYNTNLNPNLQQNDSY